The proteins below are encoded in one region of uncultured Eubacteriales bacterium:
- the murD gene encoding UDP-N-acetylmuramoylalanine--D-glutamate ligase, giving the protein MRSTIQEYLESLRGKRVAVIGIGVSNTPLIKLLLRANICVIACDKSSRESFGGVIEALESLGAEVYLGEDYLDHLEGCDVIFRTPGLRPDVPQLEAARKRGSLVTSEMEVFFQVCPCEIIAVTGSDGKTTTTTIIAELLKKAGLSVYIGGNIGKPLLAEVANMEPDDMVVLELSSFQLMTMNLSPDIAVVTNLAPNHLDVHRSMEEYVHAKKNIFLHQESEDLAVFNYDNDITRGFAQETRSRVTMFSRKTVLDKGVYVKDGAIWCSDEDGSRSVLPLGDILLPGEHNVENYMAAIAAVDGLVSDETIRVFARSFGGVEHRIELVRTFNGVRYYNDSIASSPSRTIAGLRSFHEKVILIAGGYDKHIPFDELGPEIVEHVKVLVLTGDTAPKIRAAVENAPGYAEDCPPIAEYDDFHRAVMVAAGAARPGDVVILSPACASFDKFKNFAERGNLFKEIVRDME; this is encoded by the coding sequence TTGCGTTCTACCATACAGGAGTATCTGGAAAGCCTGCGAGGCAAGCGCGTGGCAGTTATCGGCATCGGCGTCTCCAACACGCCGCTCATCAAGCTGCTGCTGCGGGCGAATATATGCGTCATCGCCTGCGACAAGAGCTCACGCGAGAGCTTTGGCGGCGTCATTGAGGCGCTGGAGAGCCTGGGCGCGGAAGTCTATCTGGGCGAGGACTATTTGGACCACCTGGAGGGCTGCGACGTGATTTTTCGCACGCCGGGTCTGCGGCCTGACGTGCCTCAGTTGGAGGCTGCCAGGAAACGGGGGAGCCTTGTCACCTCGGAGATGGAGGTCTTCTTCCAGGTCTGCCCCTGCGAGATTATCGCCGTCACCGGAAGCGACGGGAAGACCACCACCACCACCATTATCGCGGAGCTCTTGAAAAAAGCCGGGCTGAGCGTATACATCGGCGGCAACATCGGGAAACCGCTTTTGGCCGAGGTCGCCAACATGGAGCCGGACGACATGGTGGTGCTGGAGCTGTCCTCCTTTCAGCTCATGACCATGAATCTGAGCCCCGACATCGCCGTCGTCACCAACCTGGCCCCCAACCACCTGGACGTGCACAGGTCCATGGAGGAATACGTACACGCCAAGAAGAACATCTTCCTCCACCAGGAGAGCGAGGATCTGGCCGTCTTCAATTACGATAACGACATCACCCGGGGCTTTGCACAGGAGACCAGGAGCCGTGTCACCATGTTCAGCCGAAAAACGGTACTGGATAAAGGGGTCTATGTGAAGGACGGGGCCATCTGGTGTTCTGATGAGGACGGCAGCCGGTCCGTCCTGCCGCTGGGAGACATCCTGCTCCCAGGGGAGCATAACGTGGAAAACTACATGGCCGCTATCGCAGCGGTAGACGGCCTCGTCTCCGACGAGACCATCCGGGTCTTTGCCCGCAGCTTTGGCGGCGTGGAGCACCGCATCGAACTGGTGCGCACCTTCAATGGCGTGCGCTACTATAACGACTCCATCGCCTCCAGCCCTTCCCGCACCATCGCTGGGCTGAGATCCTTCCACGAGAAGGTCATCTTGATTGCCGGGGGATATGATAAGCACATCCCCTTTGACGAACTAGGGCCTGAGATTGTTGAGCATGTAAAGGTACTTGTACTGACAGGGGATACCGCTCCCAAGATCCGCGCGGCGGTGGAAAATGCCCCCGGCTATGCGGAGGATTGCCCGCCCATCGCGGAGTACGACGACTTCCATCGTGCCGTCATGGTGGCCGCCGGGGCGGCCCGTCCGGGGGACGTGGTGATTCTATCCCCGGCATGTGCCTCCTTCGACAAATTCAAGAACTTTGCGGAGCGGGGCAACCTCTTTAAAGAAATCGTGCGCGACATGGAATAG
- a CDS encoding membrane hypothetical protein (Evidence 5 : No homology to any previously reported sequences) — protein MMETKSVSRSPATRVGLMCFLTQLTPLIPALLVGIIAGNHAAPLEQSIWRMFFTYALNFALFLPLMGKLLGVSLRSVWAGSKVAWRNLGYYVPICFFLTLVGFLLSVPVLNLLQVFGQQSSNELLELFGRLDRPYIIICWLLLSILIGPLYEEFFTRGLLLSALKPYGDFFAVLVSAAFFSIGHGNFSQMFVPFLSGMAWGYITLRTGSIKTAYLLHALNNAVSIIPQALGGLTKTNILLLTPLTYIILGVIGAFLLIKHRNRVLACLRPRTEVQPEYSRRRFLLNPLILLWPLYCIFNLILSVRPIA, from the coding sequence ATGATGGAGACGAAATCCGTTAGTCGATCCCCAGCGACGCGCGTGGGGTTGATGTGCTTTCTAACACAGCTCACGCCGCTGATCCCGGCGCTCTTGGTAGGTATCATCGCCGGGAACCATGCCGCGCCCCTGGAGCAGAGCATTTGGCGTATGTTCTTCACCTATGCCCTCAATTTTGCCCTGTTTCTGCCGTTGATGGGCAAGCTGCTGGGCGTCTCCCTGCGTTCAGTTTGGGCCGGGAGTAAGGTAGCTTGGAGGAATCTGGGGTATTATGTCCCCATCTGCTTCTTTCTCACATTGGTAGGGTTCCTCTTGTCGGTTCCCGTACTCAATCTGCTCCAAGTCTTCGGTCAGCAGTCTTCCAACGAGTTGCTTGAGCTCTTTGGGCGCTTAGACAGACCCTATATCATCATCTGCTGGCTCCTTCTCTCTATTTTAATTGGGCCGCTTTATGAGGAGTTTTTCACCCGCGGACTGCTGCTCTCGGCGCTAAAACCCTATGGGGATTTCTTCGCAGTCCTGGTTTCCGCCGCTTTCTTTTCCATTGGTCACGGGAATTTTTCACAGATGTTTGTCCCCTTTTTGTCGGGCATGGCTTGGGGATATATCACGTTAAGGACCGGCAGTATCAAAACTGCGTATCTGCTCCACGCACTCAACAATGCGGTCTCTATTATTCCTCAGGCACTCGGCGGGCTGACGAAAACCAATATTCTCTTACTGACTCCTCTGACCTACATCATACTCGGTGTGATCGGAGCATTCCTTCTTATCAAGCACAGGAACCGAGTTCTGGCCTGTCTGCGCCCTCGTACGGAGGTCCAGCCGGAATACTCAAGGCGCCGATTCCTATTGAATCCGCTGATCTTACTTTGGCCCTTGTACTGCATCTTCAATTTGATCCTCTCCGTTCGCCCCATCGCCTGA
- a CDS encoding exported hypothetical protein (Evidence 5 : No homology to any previously reported sequences), with protein sequence MKNIRQMLCSRGAAWFPAMIPTKSAGISGVSCVRKHINPTRVAGDRLTDFVSIIGSLPWGTV encoded by the coding sequence GTGAAGAACATACGCCAAATGCTCTGCTCCAGGGGCGCGGCATGGTTCCCGGCGATGATACCTACCAAGAGCGCCGGGATCAGCGGCGTGAGCTGTGTTAGAAAGCACATCAACCCCACGCGCGTCGCTGGGGATCGACTAACGGATTTCGTCTCCATCATAGGTTCCCTCCCTTGGGGTACAGTATAA
- the tyrS gene encoding Tyrosine--tRNA ligase, whose protein sequence is MTLFDELKARGLIAQMTDEEEIKELINAGQATFYIGFDPTADSLHVGHFMALNLMRRMQRAGNRPIALIGGGTGMVGDPSGRSDMRQVMTVETIEHNCEVFRQQMSKFIDFGPGKAIMLNNADWLLKLNYVELLREVGACFSVNNMLRAECYKQRMEKGLSFLEFNYMIMQSYDFYHMFQHNGCNLQCGGDDQWSNILGGTELIRRKLGKDAYGMTITLLLTSEGKKMGKTQSGAVWLDPNKTSPYDFFQYWRNIDDADVIKCLRMLTDVPLEEIDVMAAWEGSQLNAAKELLAFELTKLVHDEAEAQKALDAAKALFSKGGDLANMPMTTITAADLTDGAIGLLELMVKCGLAPSRGEARRLVQQGGVEVNGQKISEITHSLTAADFGKEGAMIKKGKKVFHRAILE, encoded by the coding sequence ATGACACTATTTGACGAACTGAAGGCCCGCGGGCTGATCGCCCAGATGACCGACGAGGAGGAGATCAAGGAGCTCATCAACGCTGGGCAGGCCACGTTCTACATCGGCTTTGATCCAACCGCCGACTCCCTCCACGTGGGCCACTTCATGGCTCTGAACCTGATGCGCCGGATGCAGCGGGCGGGCAACCGGCCCATTGCCCTCATCGGCGGCGGTACCGGCATGGTTGGCGACCCCTCCGGCCGAAGCGACATGCGTCAGGTGATGACGGTGGAGACCATCGAGCACAACTGCGAGGTCTTCCGGCAGCAGATGAGCAAGTTCATCGACTTCGGTCCCGGTAAGGCCATCATGCTCAACAACGCCGACTGGCTCTTGAAGCTCAACTATGTGGAGCTCCTGCGGGAGGTGGGCGCCTGCTTCTCGGTAAACAATATGCTTCGGGCCGAGTGCTATAAGCAGCGCATGGAGAAGGGGCTCTCCTTCCTGGAGTTTAACTATATGATCATGCAGAGCTACGACTTCTACCATATGTTCCAGCACAACGGCTGCAACCTCCAGTGCGGTGGGGACGACCAGTGGAGCAACATCCTGGGCGGCACCGAGCTCATCCGCCGCAAGCTGGGCAAGGACGCCTACGGCATGACCATCACTCTGCTCCTCACCTCCGAGGGGAAGAAGATGGGCAAGACCCAGTCGGGCGCCGTGTGGCTGGATCCCAACAAGACCAGCCCATACGACTTCTTCCAGTACTGGCGCAACATCGACGACGCCGATGTCATCAAGTGCCTGCGGATGCTCACCGACGTGCCACTGGAGGAGATCGACGTCATGGCGGCCTGGGAGGGCAGCCAGCTCAACGCCGCCAAAGAGCTGCTGGCCTTTGAGCTGACAAAACTAGTCCACGACGAGGCTGAGGCGCAAAAGGCCCTGGACGCGGCCAAGGCCCTCTTCTCCAAGGGGGGCGACCTCGCCAACATGCCCATGACTACCATCACCGCCGCCGACCTGACCGACGGCGCTATCGGCCTTTTGGAGCTGATGGTCAAGTGCGGCCTGGCTCCCTCCAGGGGCGAGGCCCGCCGGCTGGTCCAGCAGGGAGGCGTGGAGGTCAATGGGCAGAAGATCAGCGAGATCACCCACAGCCTCACCGCCGCTGACTTCGGCAAAGAGGGCGCCATGATCAAAAAGGGCAAGAAGGTCTTCCACAGGGCCATTCTGGAGTAA